DNA from Triplophysa dalaica isolate WHDGS20190420 chromosome 9, ASM1584641v1, whole genome shotgun sequence:
ttttatgtctttaattcaatggtttatgtttatatttaaggatTGCTTTGGTTTCCATTGGTTACTAATATTGTCGATGACGTCAGAGATCACCGTAGCCTAAATTTGTTGACAGCGCGAGCAAGTGCCGGAGTTACTAGTTTGTATTCgcgattacttttacatttgcggTTTGCAAAAAAAGTACCATAAatacttttcttagtttaatattaaagtaAGTAGGCTGCTTTGGTGAAGTTTGATATCATGGGACAAGTGATCTGTGGATGCTTGGGCCACGAGACGCCAGATCCGGAATGCAACCAAACActggagcagtgttgggtaagttactctgaaaaagtgataattactagttactaatcacatattcaatagtgttattacattactgtacaaataactccatccaaaaagtatttcaatACTTATTCCTAATTACTTTCTACATCCTATTTCAATCTTGATTAGCATTAGACTTGAAACGGCttaattaattatttcaaataaataacataaattattcttattaactgaccaaagtataccaatgtgagaaggatacattaaagcacacattttaaactTAGACTTAgtgttgatgtcattttcactattgaatacattacacagtatttagttcaattacatcactagaaactgtaattaaattacagaaaaataagagtaatcccttacttactTTTTTCAAGGggaatgtaattgaattacagtaactaattacttagtaactagttataaCCAACACTGTACAGGAGCAAGAACAGAGAGGAGCACAGCGTCAAGTTGACTCCACACCGACAAGTTCCAGACGTGACACGAAAATGAGGAAGATCAAGAAAAGATACTCCATAAGAGAGCAAGAGGGAGTTATCTCAGAGAGTCTGGAGGACAGcacatctgaaacaaagactgaaagtattcgaggaagaaagaaagacagggaAGGTAGGAgagagatgaggaagagagagagaaagacagatgatgCTGAAGGTATAAGGAGAGAGTCAACACTAAAACCGCTGGTGAAAAACTCTGTTTCAGTACCTGTGAGGTCaaagaaaaccaagaaaagagCCAAAGATTCAGAGCAACACGTGAACGTATCGGAActcaagagagagatgaagaagatgCAGACTGACACCAAAACAAGTCCTGCGGTTCACAGAAAGTCTAGGAAGGAATCCCGAGACGCTTCTCCATTGAGCATCGATACCTTAACACTTTCACTACCTTCTACACCGATACAAGTTGCTCCATGCCCACCAGCTTCAGCGGCTGAGAGGTTAAAATCCTGTCATCCATCAAGGCTGGAACCGCTGGTTATACATGTTCATCCTCGACCCTCAACTGCAacacctgagagatcagaggTAAGACGTTCAAGGAGGGAACGGAGGAAGGAACCTGAAAACATGGATCATGAAGGTAacagaaagtttataaagatttcAAAGTTGAAACACTTTGTATGTCGAGGTAAAACTttgaaactctctttctcttcattcatcagCGCCTAAACCGCTGGTGATACGTGTTGATCCTCAACCCGCGACTGcatcacctgagagatcagaggAGAAACGTTCAGTAAATAAACCGAAGAAGGGTGACAAGAAAACGGAtaatgaaggtaagagaaagtttataaagatgTGACAAGAGTGCATTGTGCTGAGTTAAAACCTTGTCATTCTCTAAATCCCATCCttcatcagtgcctgaaccgctggtGAGACGTTTTGATCCTAAACCATCAACTTCATCACCTGAGAGAGCAAAGATGAGACGTTCAAGGAGGAAACTGAGGAAGGAAGCTGAAAACATGGATCCTGAAGGTAacagaaagtttataaagatttcAAAGTTGAAACACTTTGTATGTTGAGGTAAAACCTTGagactctctccatctcttcattcatcaggGTTTCATCGACCTGCCTTACCCGACCAGAATCCTGAACAGACAGAGGTGACAAaatatgaaggtaagagaaagtctAGTGATGTATGACAAGATGAAACTAAAAACATCATCAGTCACTTCATCTCCTTTGCCAATATCAGCTGGTCCACCAACACCAGCTCCAACAGCTGAGATGGTCaaatcccatcattcatcagtgcctgaaccgctggtCACGTCACAGTCTGATCTCTTTACAGGCCTGGTCCTCGTGGacattgaagatgaagatgaggtgCATATCATCTCTCCATTTGTACTGAATGACACCAGACAGAGAAGACCTAAGTCCATGAGGAAAAAACAACCGATGTTTAGTTGGATGGAGGAGAACAAAGAGATGCTGGAGAGTGAAAGATCAGCGAAGAAACTGAACAATGCCAAAGACACGGACCATTCAGGTAAGAGAAAGTGTATCAGATGTGACAAGAGTGCATTGTGTCGAGATAAAACATAGCAACCCTCTCAATGTCTTCATTCTTCAGGATCATCTCCTTACATCCCATATAAATATACCGAGGCGATATCACTGTCAGCACCTTCATCGCAGTCTGATCTCATCGTCATGGACATTAATGATAACAGCGAGTCTGATGAGCCTGGGATGAAGTTCATCTCTCCATTTAAGCTGAAGGACACCAGACACAGAAGACCGAAGCCCATGATAAAAGATCAACCGATGTTTTGTTGGATGgagaacacagagatgctggagAGTGAAAGTGAAATGGATGAAGTCCAGCCAGAAGCTCCAGAGCAGCAGGAGACACCTGTGAGAAAATCCCATCCAGAGAGCAACACTGACAAACAACAAACCCTTCAGAAGGAGGAAGACgctcatgaaaacatcatcatgacagCTCCTAATGGTCCCGCTGGAGATACCCAAGATCACCTGAAAGGTTCAGAGAAGACCAAAGCTGCCAGCAAAACAAAAGGATTATTTGTTCTTCATCACTGGCTTGAGAAAAAGACCAAAGAACGACAGgaggagaaaatgagaaaaggaTGGGAAATAGTAGAAACACAGTCACTGCGGGAGAGATACCTCAACAGTCCAGCAT
Protein-coding regions in this window:
- the LOC130428143 gene encoding nucleolar protein dao-5-like, whose protein sequence is MRKIKKRYSIREQEGVISESLEDSTSETKTESIRGRKKDREGRREMRKRERKTDDAEGIRRESTLKPLVKNSVSVPVRSKKTKKRAKDSEQHVNVSELKREMKKMQTDTKTSPAVHRKSRKESRDASPLSIDTLTLSLPSTPIQVAPCPPASAAERLKSCHPSRLEPLVIHVHPRPSTATPERSEVRRSRRERRKEPENMDHEAPKPLVIRVDPQPATASPERSEEKRSVNKPKKGDKKTDNEVPEPLVRRFDPKPSTSSPERAKMRRSRRKLRKEAENMDPEGFHRPALPDQNPEQTEVTKYEAGPPTPAPTAEMVKSHHSSVPEPLVTSQSDLFTGLVLVDIEDEDEVHIISPFVLNDTRQRRPKSMRKKQPMFSWMEENKEMLESERSAKKLNNAKDTDHSGSSPYIPYKYTEAISLSAPSSQSDLIVMDINDNSESDEPGMKFISPFKLKDTRHRRPKPMIKDQPMFCWMENTEMLESESEMDEVQPEAPEQQETPVRKSHPESNTDKQQTLQKEEDAHENIIMTAPNGPAGDTQDHLKGSEKTKAASKTKGLFVLHHWLEKKTKERQEEKMRKGWEIVETQSLRERYLNSPALKHLCVNKNNSYYIPNLLL